A genomic region of Danio aesculapii chromosome 21, fDanAes4.1, whole genome shotgun sequence contains the following coding sequences:
- the nlrc3l1 gene encoding NLR family CARD domain-containing protein 3, translating into MDDDVDMASDNSLPLGIGASAFGSENGDEEDVLPERTLPFSLGYSDPVGQYVERAESPASSYNSMQSNSWSETREEHGQTRTQVQLYRRDSSASSSDSFISDDEDLNMENEAEESVRKKSKREGAVKQQNQPPPVKPELEVDPNEKRHPAMTVAFAFSALTICLKKLTQDELKVFKKVLWDRYPERFRDPLDGLDIVSLVDKMLELCDIEVSMKIMLAILHFMNLKKLSEYLQGLCKRNEVRYELKSSLKRKYEMVYEGLSQQGQPVPFESVYTELYITDGINASVNSEHEFRSKIEQLEETGKVNRTPLTGHDIFPLGNERSRHVRSVLTRGVPGCGKSFAVQRFILDWVDGKVHPNIYFLLPLPFKELNQMLEGEYTLLTLVSTFYPEMKEIDTLDFEGCPVLFICDGLDDTQILFNFRRTVYCCDMTKPMNVQVLMTNLIRGNLLYNAYVWVTSRAGSLDVIPPEHVHQLLEVRGFNNDQKEAYFRKTIPDGELAEKVIAHIKSSKTLFIMCYSPLFCWVASKVLQRQFVRSSAELPKTLTGLYTTMLHLHTKMCDQKLLNNPNKDTSGLTSEKLLLKLAKLAYGMLEKNVFQIEKEHWEEIELPESYPAMVCTGLCSEYYREKYMIYTEKVSCFSHPTIQEYLAALHVFYCYRKHGKNVLDPSKLKVLKVSLTDLLKSAVDKVLNTKNSNYDIFLRFLLGLTVEANQEVLKSLLQISSSSSQHAREETTRFILKRIKEGHFQEKHETLMRCIDELNP; encoded by the exons ATGGACGACGACGTGGACATGGCGTCAGACAACAGTCTGCCATTAGGAATCGGGGCTTCCGCTTTCGGAAGTGAAAATGGGGATGAAGAGGACGTCCTTCCTGAGAGGACACTTCCATTCTCTCTGGGATACTCCGATCCTGTGGG ACAATATGTGGAGAGAGCAGAGTCGCCTGCATCCAGTTACAACTCCATGCAAAGTAACAGCTGGTCAGAAACAAGAGAAGAGCATGGACAGACTCGCACACA GGTTCAGCTATACAGACGGGACTCGTCTGCTTCTAGCAGTGATTCCTTTATTAGTGATGATGAAGACTTGAATATGGAGAATGAAGCTGAAGAAAG TGTACGGAAGAAGAGCAAGAGGGAAGGTGCTGTGAAACAACAAAACCAACCTCCTCCTGTTAAACCAGAGTTGGAAGTGGATCCAAATGAGAAGAGGCATCCAGCAATGACTGTGGCATTCGCTTTCAGT GCCCTCACAATCTGCCTAAAGAAACTGACACAAGACGAATTAAAGGTCTTCAAGAAAGTCCTGTGGGACCGATATCCAGAGCGCTTCCGTGATCCCCTGGACGGACTTGATATTGTGAGTCTGGTGGATAAGATGCTGGAGCTCTGTGATATTGAGGTGTCTATGAAGATAATGCTGGCAATCCTTCATTTTATGAACTTAAAGAAGCTGTCTGAATATCTGCAAGGACTTTGCAAAAGAA ACGAAGTGCGATACGAGTTGAAATCATCACTGAAAAGGAAATATGAGATGGTATACGAAGGGTTAAGTCAACAAGGACAACCAGTGCCCTTTGAGTCGGTCTATACAGAGCTTTACATCACAGATGGCATCAATGCATCAGTGAACAGCGAGCACGAGTTCAGATCTAAAATAGAACAGCTCGAAGAGACAGGCAAAGTCAACCGAACACCATTAACTGGACATGACATCTTTCCCCTTGGTAACGAGAGGTCAAGGCATGTCAGGTCAGTGTTAACCAGAGGAGTCCCAGGATGTGGCAAATCGTTTGCTGTGCAGCGCTTCATCCTCGACTGGGTGGATGGGAAAGTCCACCCAAACATTTACTTTCTCCTTCCTCTGCCGTTCAAGGAGCTGAATCAGATGCTAGAAGGAGAGTACACCCTCCTTACTCTAGTCAGCACATTTTATCCAGAGATGAAGGAAATAGACACACTAGATTTCGAAGGCTGTCCTGTACTGTTCATATGTGACGGACTGGATGACACTCAAATCCTCTTTAATTTCCGAAGAACGGTATATTGCTGTGATATGACCAAGCCTATGAATGTGCAAGTGTTAATGACCAATCTCATCAGAGGGAACCTGCTGTATAACGCCTACGTGTGGGTCACTTCTAGGGCAGGATCTCTGGATGTGATCCCGCCAGAACACGTCCACCAGCTCTTGGAGGTTCGTGGCTTCAATAATGATCAGAAAGAGGCCTATTTTAGAAAGACCATCCCAGACGGAGAGCTTGCCGAGAAGGTGATTGCTCACATTAAGTCTTCAAAGACGCTGTTTATTATGTGCTACTCGCCACTTTTCTGCTGGGTGGCGTCTAAAGTGCTTCAGCGTCAGTTCGTCAGATCATCAGCAGAGCTGCCCAAAACACTGACCGGTCTGTACACCACCATGCTGCATCTTCACACTAAAATGTGTGATCAGAAACTGCTGAACAACCCCAATAAAGACACCAGTGGTCTGACTTCCGAGAAGCTGCTCCTTAAGCTTGCAAAGCTGGCGTACGGGATGCTTGAGAAGAACGTGTTTCAGATTGAGAAAGAGCACTGGGAGGAGATCGAGTTGCCGGAGTCGTACCCTGCCATGGTCTGCACCGGCCTCTGCTCTGAGTACTACAGAGAAAAGTACATGATTTACACCGAGAAGGTGAGCTGCTTCTCTCATCCAACTATTCAGGAGTACCTTGCAGCTCTTCATGTTTTCTACTGCTACAGGAAACATGGGAAGAATGTCCTTGATCCGAGCAAGCTGAAGGTCTTAAAAGTTTCTTTGACAGACTTGCTTAAGAGCGCAGTTGACAAAGTTTTAAACACCAAGAATAGCAACTATGATATCTTTCTCCGCTTCTTGCTGGGTTTGACTGTAGAGGCCAACCAGGAGGTGCTCAAGAGCCTCCTGCAGATCTCCAGCAGCTCTAGCCAGCACGCACGGGAGGAGACAACTCGCTTTATCTTGAAGAGAATCAAAGAAGGACACTTCCAGGAGAAACATGAAACCCTTATGCGCTGCATTGATGAACTTAACCCATAA